From the genome of Pieris rapae chromosome 5, ilPieRapa1.1, whole genome shotgun sequence, one region includes:
- the LOC111003184 gene encoding OTU domain-containing protein 7B, whose amino-acid sequence MVIEATTEKHTDDRVTLRPRAGGDVMTPERSVSTLDLAMSYSAPSNLVLTPAPECRKLSRGISRATDNEGLVWALRSNTEPDLNTLSSDHILLLPDISVYPTDFRIFIEKDLLETATLVTLESASILNWWRGRVPGAPRLLPLATSGDGNCLPHAASLAAYGFHDRLLALRTKVQTLLSGEEGQGLTDAIRRRWRWSESLSLKSAGLTLSEAEWEREWNESVKMASTEPRPKHQPSAATHYSGLEQLHVFALAHVMRRPVVVFADVALRDFRGDPIAPIPFGGIYLPLELEPASCSKAPILLAYDAGHFSALVPCEPLPSDGARVPLEDPSQNPLPIRFNVDPGEEFRWDVEPDQKTINNLLPDEFQRSAMLEAYLDLERVECLQSHPPEELRRSLDALSTKSSKQMNSVAKQFGSIGRSMSSKLKKNFGSMAKLTGKLSGSQSNPEHLVERQTCEVLCCRVLAARAPVQEEMVKNYLNEAWIGYTSEKNRREEPQIAPRYGTGRSQFYTEADRESHHAANTLTARSVKPAQDRTLYLSKSTFYDDRPPSPKPCRAPLCMYYGSPAYNDYCSRCAQQQ is encoded by the exons ATGGTGATAGAAGCTACCACTGAGAAACATACAGacg ATCGAGTAACGTTACGGCCTAGGGCGGGCGGTGACGTAATGACTCCAGAACGATCAGTCAGCACTTTAGACCTCGCTATGTCCTACTCAGCACCGTCTAATCTAGTGCTTACACCGGCTCCAGAAT gTCGAAAACTCTCCCGAGGCATATCACGTGCCACAGATAACGAAGGTCTTGTCTGGGCGTTGCGTAGTAACACAGAACCAGACTTGAACACTCTTAGCTCAGATCATATACTCCTGTTACCGGATATATCTGTTTATCCCACAGATTTcag gaTATTTATCGAGAAGGACCTCCTCGAAACCGCTACTTTAGTGACCTTAGAGTCCGCAAGTATTCTCAACTGGTGGCGTGGTCGAGTACCAGGTGCCCCCAGACTTCTACCGCTAGCGACATCTGGTGATGGTAACTGTCTTCCACATGCAGCATCGTTGGCAGCGTACGGCTTTCATGATAGATTATTGGCTTTGAGAACTAAAGTACAGACACTTTTGTCAGGAGAGGAAGGACAGGGTTTGACAG ACGCAATTCGTCGTCGTTGGCGCTGGTCGGAAAGCCTTTCCCTAAAATCGGCCGGCCTTACATTATCTGAAGCGGAATGGGAACGGGAATGGAATGAGTCAGTCAAAATGGCTTCAACGGAACCGCGGCCAAAACATCAGCCGAGCGCTGCAACGCACTATTCGGGCTTGGAACAACTTCACGTGTTTGCGCTGGCCCATGTTATGAGACGGCCGGTTGTTGTCTTCGCTGATGTCGCTTTAAGA gATTTCCGTGGCGATCCCATAGCCCCTATCCCGTTCGGCGGTATCTACTTACCCCTGGAACTAGAACCAGCTTCGTGCAGTAAAGCACCAATATTGTTGGCGTACGACGCTGGTCATTTTTCCGCCTTGGTGCCTTGTGAACCTCTGCCGAGTGATGGAGCCAGGGTTCCTTTGGAAGATCCTTCGCAGAATCCTTTACCGATCAG GTTCAACGTTGACCCAGGTGAAGAGTTCCGCTGGGATGTAGAGCCAGATCAAAAAACCATAAACAACCTGCTGCCAGATGAATTTCAGCGATCTGCCATGTTGGAGGCGTATTTGGACCTGGAAAGAGTGGAGTGCCTCCAAAGCCATCCTCCAGAAGAGTTGAGAAGGTCCTTGGATGCTCTCTCGACTAAGAGCTCAAAGCAGATGAACTCTGTGGCGAAGCAGTTTGGGAGTATTGgcag GTCAATGAGTAGTAAACTGAAAAAGAACTTCGGTTCCATGGCGAAGTTAACTGGGAAACTGAGTGGCAGTCAAAGTAATCCAGAGCATCTGGTGGAGAGGCAGACTTGTGAGGTCCTATGTTGCAGAGTTTTAGCTGCAAGGGCACCAGTTCAGGAAGAAATGGTCAAGAATTATTTGAATGAGGCCTGGATTGG TTACACATCGGAGAAGAATCGTAGGGAGGAGCCCCAAATCGCTCCCAGATATGGGACTGGTAGGTCGCAGTTCTATACCGAAGCGGACAGAGAATCCCACCATGCCGCGAATACTCTCACGGCGCGATCCGTCAAACCGGCACAG gACAGAACGCTTTACCTCTCCAAATCGACATTTTACGACGACCGGCCCCCCTCCCCGAAGCCCTGCAGGGCTCCGCTCTGCATGTACTACGGGAGCCCCGCCTACAACGACTACTGCTCCAGATGCGCCCAACAACAGTAA
- the LOC111003193 gene encoding mucin-6 isoform X1, translating into MSGGLIDKVYIGLDNAPAAFDIKSRILGPNGTNLEYIRSETGVVAVLKSDKFEPLHLALHHTRSEALAAARSLAQNLIETIRAELAQWSAAQAGGPPPALNVPPPTLTTTAPPPVPPPVASVALSSTSTLNTSTNPSVIPPVVSVASASAPLMTVRPPTVLQLLPQQQYVLNQENGQLIPIVQPGVQVSNTNFTSLPIAQSLGALQQHNFGQTQLVDISNVQPVNVTQLRLSGVPSSMSMILPNGLTFPQAQFNGADTTVCSATATPVVCAAQSTSSSQKIFYSTDKGDKDIRYHLQGSDMQWTVPGSQTMIIPYQQFQDLTANQTGLTNLQPQQFVSIAPANSFQQTLPLSAAQFQQLQASGTIMQLNQKPLASSAPLINIISTGQASSPQIISTSSSKGISQESRGQKRLSDGTPSQLQLRPIAPAGSHSQDKSSSREGRSWTPVAAKDNTVVSMGMKINPPHGTIIHVSSGQQTNVSASSMTQDGMYIKQIDRNSIHIQASKESKHELTANKVQNTAQNVQMITVPQGMTVLQNPINISQMPTMLGQPNSQVYMIPTNAQNLVQNGLPPGLFGQQVLQSGQNVTVVQPNQLGMPGGVQYNMPLMPMNMPPNSHFMPAGINLNAQLSAQQLNAALAGQQLTNPNLNVSGTIPIVQTAQPTSSPLPNNQAIPVSQAQQIQQMLPQNSTFITPTSQYPGLPHYIMQGNSGAITMPTNPNVQYTIPPNQEPSTAPANANGQSTSTDTTDSSISNSQNYISSSQEGYAPPTQNQTQTFTSDGSTTPTASFTSTNSSVSQQTYTNGSTNQNYNGNQTTQPQPPPSYPTNGTQTNASYQGTTPISQNTTQTNFSPSTTPVPNQNYPAPNIPNIAYPNQNPYPNATGQNLAAYAGNQYQYTSRPWFRPRYGSPQSSPYGAGAVPPPNGPPMPVPPPPNNYNYWQDS; encoded by the exons atGTCCGGAGGTCTAAttgataaagtttatataGGCCTGGATAATGCACCGGCTgcatttgatataaaatctCGTATTTTAGGACCC aacgggacaaatttagaatatataagATCTGAAACAGGAGTTGTTGCGGTCCTGAAAAGTGATAAATTTGAACCATTGCATCTAGCATTGCATCACACACGATCTGAGGCTTTGGCGGCTGCACGATCTTTGGCACAGAATCTTATTGAAACTATACGAGCTGAACTGGCTCAGTGGAGTGCCGCACAGGCAGGAGGACCACCACCTGCGCTTAATGTACCACCTCCTACCTTAACAACAACTGCTCCGCCTCCTGTACCGCCGCCTGTTGCTTCTGTAGCACTATCATCTACGTCAACATTAAACACATCCACAAATCCCTCAGTCATTCCCCCTGTAGTGAGTGTTGCCTCTGCATCAGCTCCATTAATGACAGTTCGGCCACCTACAGTGTTACAGCTTCTTCCCCAGCAACAATATGTTCTCAATCAGGAAAATGGTCAACTAATACCAATAGTACAACCAGGTGTTCAAGTATCTAATACCAACTTTACATCATTACCAATTGCTCAGTCTTTAGGAGCTTTACAGCAGCATAATTTTGGTCAAACACAGCTGGTTGATATATCTAATGTACAGCCTGTTAATGTAACACAGTTACGTTTGAGCGGAGTACCATCATCAATGTCAATGATATTGCCAAACGGGTTAACATTCCCACAAGCTCAATTTAATGGGGCTGATACAACTGTTTGCTCTGCGACAGCTACTCCAGTTGTTTGTGCTGCTCAAAGCACCAGTTCCtctcaaaaaatattctatagtaCGGATAAAGGtgataaagatataagatatcatTTGCAAGGATCAGATATGCAATGGACAGTACCGGGATCACAGACGATGATAATACCATATCAACAGTTTCAAGATCTTACAGCTAATCAAACTGGATTAACGAATCTGCAACCTCAACAGTTTGTGTCT ATTGCTCCAGCTAATAGTTTCCAGCAAACATTGCCCTTGTCTGCTGCTCAGTTTCAGCAATTACAAGCATCTGGTACAATAATGCAGCTTAACCAAAAG CCCTTAGCAAGCAGTGCTCCtcttataaacataatatcaaCAGGACAAGCATCATCACCTCAAATAATATCA ACATCATCCAGTAAAGGCATTTCACAGGAGTCTCGAGGTCAGAAAAGATTGTCTGATGGAACTCCAAGCCAGTTGCAGCTTCGTCCCATTGCACCTGCAGG GTCACATAGCCAGGACAAGTCCTCGTCGAGAGAGGGGCGATCTTGGACTCCAGTTGCAG CTAAAGACAACACGGTAGTCAGTATGGGAATGAAAATTAATCCTCCTCATGGGACCATTATACATGTTTCTTCCGGGCAGCAGACGAA CGTATCAGCTTCAAGTATGACTCAAGACGGAATGTATATTAAACAGATTGACAGAAACTCTATACACATTCAAGCTAGCAAAGAGAGTAAACATGAATTGACTGCAAATAAAGTGCAAAATACAGCACAAAACGTTCAAATGATAACCGTACCACAAGGTATGACGGTTCTCCAAAATCCGATAAATATCAGTCAAATGCCCACAATGCTGGGTCAACCAAATAGCCAAGTTTACATGATACCCACAAACGCCCAAAATTTGGTGCAAAATGGTTTACCGCCTGGTCTTTTCGGCCAGCAAGTCCTCCAATCGGGTCAAAACGTTACTGTGGTGCAACCAAACCAGTTGGGCATGCCTGGAGGTGTTCAATACAATATGCCTTTAATGCCAATGAACATGCCCCCGAATTCGCATTTTATGCCTGCGGGTATAAATCTTAATGCCCAACTATCTGCTCAGCAATTGAATGCAGCGCTTGCAGGACAACAGTTAACGAACCCCAATTTAAATGTATCGGGTACGATACCCATTGTACAGACAGCTCAACCAACCTCTTCTCCCCTTCCAAATAACCAGGCGATACCCGTATCTCAGGCCCAACAGATCCAACAAATGCTTCCGCAGAACTCTACATTCATAACACCAACATCGCAATATCCTGGTCTTCCACACTACATTATGCAAGGAAACTCTGGGGCGATAACAATGCCTACAAACCCGAACGTACAATACACAATTCCCCCAAACCAAGAACCATCTACTGCCCCTGCTAATGCGAACGGTCAATCGACATCGACTGACACCACAGACTCCAGTATTTCGAATAGTCAAAACTATATTTCCTCATCCCAGGAAGGATATGCTCCACCCACACAGAATCAAACACAAACATTTACCTCAGACGGTTCAACTACACCCACCGCATCTTTCACTTCGACTAACTCCTCCGTTTCTCAGCAAACATATACAAATGGCTCAACAAACCAGAATTATAATGGTAATCAAACCACACAACCTCAACCGCCCCCAAGCTATCCCACAAATGGGACCCAAACAAACGCGTCATATCAAGGAACAACTCCAATATCTCAAAACACGACTCAAACCAACTTTTCACCCTCAACTACTCCTGTACCAAATCAGAATTATCCAGCACCGAACATTCCAAATATCGCATATCCCAACCAAAATCCTTACCCAAATGCGACGGGACAAAATTTGGCAGCATACGCGGGAAATCAATATCAATACACAAGTAGACCCTGGTTTAGACCCAGATATGGGTCTCCGCAGAGTTCTCCATATGGGGCTGGTGCAGTTCCGCCCCCAAACGGCCCACCGATGCCGGTTCCACCACCCCCGAATAACTATAACTACTGGCAGGACAGTTGA
- the LOC111003198 gene encoding V-type proton ATPase subunit D-like has protein sequence MNSENRYPVTASLFMLREIKQRQEKVNRGYQLLKRKAEALRLRGRQATAALATVQALVGHSLKEAYISLAGIKFTNGESNALVLENVGQAQIRVQRISENISGVPTVSLQPIEDHTAGDSFRYAGLGAGGHRTSETKRAFREVIRILIKFASLRNICLLLDEAVRTTLRKVNGIEKVILPKLRNTEIYILTEMDEREREEYHRLKMVKAKKNFGRLLPNCTERKKCADDDIPVELSPTESQTNSIEILEVKPVGVVSTPSVSAGDFKPVCLPHYWDDEDLLF, from the exons ATGAATTCTGAGAATCGTTATCCAGTTACTGCATCTCTGTTTATGTTGCGTGAAATTAAACAACGCCAAGAGAAAGTAAATCGGGGCTACCAGCTGTTAAAGAGGAAGGCTGAAGCCCTGCGTCTTCGTGGTCGCCAGGCGACTGCCGCGCTAGCAACCGTCCAAGCGCTAGTAGGACATTCTTTGAAAGAAGCTTACATATCGTTAGCAGGAATAAAATTTACCAACGGGGAATCTAATGCCTTAGTGTTAGAAAATGTGGGACAG GCGCAAATCCGTGTACAGCGTATCTCGGAAAATATATCAGGAGTCCCAACGGTTTCATTACAACCGATTGAGGACCACACTGCTGGAGATTCTTTCCGATACGCAGGATTAGGAGCTGGAGGCCATCGCACTAGTGAGACCAAACGCGCGTTCAGAGAAGTCATAAGGATCCTTATAAAATTCGCTTCGTTGAGAAACATTTGCCTTTTATTGGATGAAGCTGTGAGGACGACCCTCAG AAAGGTGAATGGAATTGAAAAAGTTATCCTGCCTAAGCTTCGTAAtactgaaatttatattttgactgAAATGGACGAAAGG GAACGTGAAGAATATCATCGTTTAAAAATGGTTAAGGCTAAGAAAAACTTTGGTCGTCTTCTCCCCAATTGCACCGAGAGGAAAAAGTGTGCCGATGACGACATTCCTGTTG AACTTTCACCTACCGAATCGCAGACCAATTCTATCGAAATTTTAGAAGTAAAGCCCGTGGGAGTAGTTTCCACTCCATCTGTGTCAGCAGGAGATTTTAAACCAGTTTGCCTTCCACATTATTGGGATGATGaggacttattattttaa
- the LOC111003193 gene encoding dual specificity protein kinase splA isoform X2, whose product MSGGLIDKVYIGLDNAPAAFDIKSRILGPNGTNLEYIRSETGVVAVLKSDKFEPLHLALHHTRSEALAAARSLAQNLIETIRAELAQWSAAQAGGPPPALNVPPPTLTTTAPPPVPPPVASVALSSTSTLNTSTNPSVIPPVVSVASASAPLMTVRPPTVLQLLPQQQYVLNQENGQLIPIVQPGVQVSNTNFTSLPIAQSLGALQQHNFGQTQLVDISNVQPVNVTQLRLSGVPSSMSMILPNGLTFPQAQFNGADTTVCSATATPVVCAAQSTSSSQKIFYSTDKGDKDIRYHLQGSDMQWTVPGSQTMIIPYQQFQDLTANQTGLTNLQPQQFVSIAPANSFQQTLPLSAAQFQQLQASGTIMQLNQKTSSSKGISQESRGQKRLSDGTPSQLQLRPIAPAGSHSQDKSSSREGRSWTPVAAKDNTVVSMGMKINPPHGTIIHVSSGQQTNVSASSMTQDGMYIKQIDRNSIHIQASKESKHELTANKVQNTAQNVQMITVPQGMTVLQNPINISQMPTMLGQPNSQVYMIPTNAQNLVQNGLPPGLFGQQVLQSGQNVTVVQPNQLGMPGGVQYNMPLMPMNMPPNSHFMPAGINLNAQLSAQQLNAALAGQQLTNPNLNVSGTIPIVQTAQPTSSPLPNNQAIPVSQAQQIQQMLPQNSTFITPTSQYPGLPHYIMQGNSGAITMPTNPNVQYTIPPNQEPSTAPANANGQSTSTDTTDSSISNSQNYISSSQEGYAPPTQNQTQTFTSDGSTTPTASFTSTNSSVSQQTYTNGSTNQNYNGNQTTQPQPPPSYPTNGTQTNASYQGTTPISQNTTQTNFSPSTTPVPNQNYPAPNIPNIAYPNQNPYPNATGQNLAAYAGNQYQYTSRPWFRPRYGSPQSSPYGAGAVPPPNGPPMPVPPPPNNYNYWQDS is encoded by the exons atGTCCGGAGGTCTAAttgataaagtttatataGGCCTGGATAATGCACCGGCTgcatttgatataaaatctCGTATTTTAGGACCC aacgggacaaatttagaatatataagATCTGAAACAGGAGTTGTTGCGGTCCTGAAAAGTGATAAATTTGAACCATTGCATCTAGCATTGCATCACACACGATCTGAGGCTTTGGCGGCTGCACGATCTTTGGCACAGAATCTTATTGAAACTATACGAGCTGAACTGGCTCAGTGGAGTGCCGCACAGGCAGGAGGACCACCACCTGCGCTTAATGTACCACCTCCTACCTTAACAACAACTGCTCCGCCTCCTGTACCGCCGCCTGTTGCTTCTGTAGCACTATCATCTACGTCAACATTAAACACATCCACAAATCCCTCAGTCATTCCCCCTGTAGTGAGTGTTGCCTCTGCATCAGCTCCATTAATGACAGTTCGGCCACCTACAGTGTTACAGCTTCTTCCCCAGCAACAATATGTTCTCAATCAGGAAAATGGTCAACTAATACCAATAGTACAACCAGGTGTTCAAGTATCTAATACCAACTTTACATCATTACCAATTGCTCAGTCTTTAGGAGCTTTACAGCAGCATAATTTTGGTCAAACACAGCTGGTTGATATATCTAATGTACAGCCTGTTAATGTAACACAGTTACGTTTGAGCGGAGTACCATCATCAATGTCAATGATATTGCCAAACGGGTTAACATTCCCACAAGCTCAATTTAATGGGGCTGATACAACTGTTTGCTCTGCGACAGCTACTCCAGTTGTTTGTGCTGCTCAAAGCACCAGTTCCtctcaaaaaatattctatagtaCGGATAAAGGtgataaagatataagatatcatTTGCAAGGATCAGATATGCAATGGACAGTACCGGGATCACAGACGATGATAATACCATATCAACAGTTTCAAGATCTTACAGCTAATCAAACTGGATTAACGAATCTGCAACCTCAACAGTTTGTGTCT ATTGCTCCAGCTAATAGTTTCCAGCAAACATTGCCCTTGTCTGCTGCTCAGTTTCAGCAATTACAAGCATCTGGTACAATAATGCAGCTTAACCAAAAG ACATCATCCAGTAAAGGCATTTCACAGGAGTCTCGAGGTCAGAAAAGATTGTCTGATGGAACTCCAAGCCAGTTGCAGCTTCGTCCCATTGCACCTGCAGG GTCACATAGCCAGGACAAGTCCTCGTCGAGAGAGGGGCGATCTTGGACTCCAGTTGCAG CTAAAGACAACACGGTAGTCAGTATGGGAATGAAAATTAATCCTCCTCATGGGACCATTATACATGTTTCTTCCGGGCAGCAGACGAA CGTATCAGCTTCAAGTATGACTCAAGACGGAATGTATATTAAACAGATTGACAGAAACTCTATACACATTCAAGCTAGCAAAGAGAGTAAACATGAATTGACTGCAAATAAAGTGCAAAATACAGCACAAAACGTTCAAATGATAACCGTACCACAAGGTATGACGGTTCTCCAAAATCCGATAAATATCAGTCAAATGCCCACAATGCTGGGTCAACCAAATAGCCAAGTTTACATGATACCCACAAACGCCCAAAATTTGGTGCAAAATGGTTTACCGCCTGGTCTTTTCGGCCAGCAAGTCCTCCAATCGGGTCAAAACGTTACTGTGGTGCAACCAAACCAGTTGGGCATGCCTGGAGGTGTTCAATACAATATGCCTTTAATGCCAATGAACATGCCCCCGAATTCGCATTTTATGCCTGCGGGTATAAATCTTAATGCCCAACTATCTGCTCAGCAATTGAATGCAGCGCTTGCAGGACAACAGTTAACGAACCCCAATTTAAATGTATCGGGTACGATACCCATTGTACAGACAGCTCAACCAACCTCTTCTCCCCTTCCAAATAACCAGGCGATACCCGTATCTCAGGCCCAACAGATCCAACAAATGCTTCCGCAGAACTCTACATTCATAACACCAACATCGCAATATCCTGGTCTTCCACACTACATTATGCAAGGAAACTCTGGGGCGATAACAATGCCTACAAACCCGAACGTACAATACACAATTCCCCCAAACCAAGAACCATCTACTGCCCCTGCTAATGCGAACGGTCAATCGACATCGACTGACACCACAGACTCCAGTATTTCGAATAGTCAAAACTATATTTCCTCATCCCAGGAAGGATATGCTCCACCCACACAGAATCAAACACAAACATTTACCTCAGACGGTTCAACTACACCCACCGCATCTTTCACTTCGACTAACTCCTCCGTTTCTCAGCAAACATATACAAATGGCTCAACAAACCAGAATTATAATGGTAATCAAACCACACAACCTCAACCGCCCCCAAGCTATCCCACAAATGGGACCCAAACAAACGCGTCATATCAAGGAACAACTCCAATATCTCAAAACACGACTCAAACCAACTTTTCACCCTCAACTACTCCTGTACCAAATCAGAATTATCCAGCACCGAACATTCCAAATATCGCATATCCCAACCAAAATCCTTACCCAAATGCGACGGGACAAAATTTGGCAGCATACGCGGGAAATCAATATCAATACACAAGTAGACCCTGGTTTAGACCCAGATATGGGTCTCCGCAGAGTTCTCCATATGGGGCTGGTGCAGTTCCGCCCCCAAACGGCCCACCGATGCCGGTTCCACCACCCCCGAATAACTATAACTACTGGCAGGACAGTTGA